The following coding sequences lie in one Pseudomonas svalbardensis genomic window:
- the fliM gene encoding flagellar motor switch protein FliM: MAVQDLLSQDEIDALLHGVDDGLVQTDTAAEPGSVKSYDLTSQDRIVRGRMPTLEMINERFARYTRISMFNMLRRSADVAVGGVQVMKFGEYVHSLYVPTSLNLVKIKPLRGTALFILDAKLVFKLVDNFFGGDGRHAKIEGREFTPTELRVVRMVLEQAFVDLKEAWQAIMEVNFEYINSEVNPAMANIVGPSEAIVVSTFHIELDGGGGDLHVTMPYSMIEPVREMLDAGFQSDLDDQDERWVNALRQDVLDVDVPIGATVARRQLRLRDILHMQPGDIIPVEMPEEMIMRANGVPAFKVKMGSHKGNLALQVIEPIERR; encoded by the coding sequence ATGGCCGTGCAGGACCTGCTGTCCCAGGATGAGATCGATGCGCTGTTGCATGGTGTCGACGATGGTCTGGTACAGACCGATACCGCTGCTGAACCCGGCAGTGTCAAAAGCTACGACCTGACCAGCCAGGATCGCATCGTCCGTGGACGCATGCCGACCCTGGAAATGATCAACGAGCGTTTCGCCCGTTACACCCGCATCAGCATGTTCAACATGCTGCGCCGCTCGGCGGACGTTGCCGTCGGTGGCGTGCAGGTGATGAAGTTCGGCGAATACGTGCACTCGCTTTACGTGCCGACCAGCCTCAACCTGGTCAAGATCAAACCGTTGCGCGGCACCGCACTGTTCATCCTCGACGCCAAACTGGTGTTCAAACTGGTGGACAACTTCTTCGGCGGCGACGGCCGTCACGCGAAGATCGAAGGGCGTGAATTCACCCCTACTGAACTGCGTGTGGTGCGCATGGTGCTGGAACAGGCCTTCGTCGATTTGAAGGAAGCCTGGCAGGCGATCATGGAAGTGAACTTCGAGTACATCAACTCGGAAGTGAACCCGGCCATGGCCAATATCGTCGGCCCGAGCGAAGCGATTGTGGTGTCGACCTTCCACATCGAACTCGATGGCGGTGGCGGCGACCTGCACGTGACCATGCCGTACTCGATGATCGAACCTGTACGCGAAATGCTCGACGCCGGCTTCCAGTCGGACCTCGACGATCAGGACGAACGCTGGGTCAACGCCTTGCGCCAGGACGTGCTGGACGTTGACGTACCGATCGGTGCCACGGTTGCCCGTCGCCAGTTGCGCCTGCGGGACATTTTGCACATGCAGCCGGGAGACATTATCCCGGTCGAGATGCCGGAAGAGATGATCATGCGCGCCAACGGCGTGCCTGCGTTCAAGGTCAAGATGGGGTCGCACAAAGGCAACCTCGCGTTGCAAGTGATCGAGCCGATCGAGCGCCGCTAA
- the fliL gene encoding flagellar basal body-associated protein FliL: protein MAKSEAAVKDPATKGKLKLIIVIVVALLLAIGLSVGATWFFMHSAQSKPAAAAETAPVGKQPAIFEPMAPAFVANYNQNGRQRYMQVSITMQGRNQADLEALKVHMPVIRNNLVMLFSGQDFATLASPVGQEMLRQKATASVQEVAQKELGKVVIEQLLFTNFVLQ from the coding sequence ATGGCGAAGAGCGAAGCAGCAGTAAAAGACCCCGCAACCAAAGGCAAACTCAAGCTGATCATTGTGATCGTGGTGGCCCTGCTACTGGCGATCGGTTTGTCCGTGGGAGCGACCTGGTTCTTCATGCACAGCGCCCAGAGCAAGCCTGCCGCTGCGGCTGAAACCGCCCCGGTCGGCAAGCAGCCAGCGATTTTCGAGCCCATGGCTCCAGCCTTCGTGGCCAACTACAACCAGAACGGCCGTCAGCGCTACATGCAGGTGAGCATTACCATGCAGGGTCGCAATCAGGCCGATCTGGAAGCGCTCAAAGTCCACATGCCCGTCATCCGCAATAACCTGGTCATGCTGTTCTCCGGGCAGGACTTCGCCACCCTGGCGTCGCCGGTCGGCCAGGAAATGTTGCGTCAGAAAGCCACGGCCAGCGTCCAGGAAGTGGCGCAGAAAGAACTCGGCAAAGTGGTCATCGAACAGTTGCTTTTCACTAATTTCGTACTGCAGTAG
- the fliO gene encoding flagellar biosynthetic protein FliO has protein sequence MKKVLGLALALPFSVMAAEPVATAASAAAPAVSSGVAGQLTQLVFGLLLVLGLIFFLAWLLRRVQQAGPAGKGQVIELIGSRALGPRDRLMLVQVGNEQILLGLSPGTITALHVLKEPVQVPSGTEKATPEFAQRLMELMGKDQKDKK, from the coding sequence GTGAAAAAGGTTCTGGGGTTAGCGCTTGCCTTGCCGTTCAGCGTTATGGCTGCCGAGCCGGTGGCGACGGCTGCCAGCGCCGCTGCACCCGCGGTCAGCAGCGGTGTAGCCGGGCAATTGACACAGTTGGTGTTCGGTTTGCTGCTGGTGCTGGGGTTGATCTTCTTCCTCGCCTGGTTGCTGCGTCGGGTGCAACAGGCCGGGCCGGCCGGCAAGGGGCAGGTGATCGAGCTGATCGGTTCCCGCGCGCTCGGCCCGCGTGACCGTCTGATGCTGGTGCAGGTCGGCAACGAGCAGATTCTGCTTGGCTTGAGCCCCGGCACCATCACCGCGTTGCATGTGCTCAAGGAGCCGGTGCAAGTGCCCAGCGGGACTGAAAAAGCGACCCCCGAGTTTGCCCAGCGCCTGATGGAGCTGATGGGCAAGGATCAGAAGGATAAGAAGTAA
- the flhB gene encoding flagellar biosynthesis protein FlhB — MAESESGQDKTEDPTDKKKKDAREKGEIARSKELNTLAIMLAGAGGLLIFGGALAQDLMELMRLNFSLSREVLLDQRSMGIYLLHSGQIALLAIQPVMITLLLAALIGPISLGGWLFSAGTMAPKFSRMNPGAGLKRMFSSKAIAELLKALAKFFIVLFVALAVLSSDIDDLLRIAHEPLDMAIIHSLQVVGWSTLWMACGLIIIAAVDVPIQLWESIKKLKMTKQEVRDEHKDQEGRPEVKQRIRQLQREMSQRRMMAAIPDADVVITNPTHYAVALKYDPDKGGAPMLIAKGSDFLALKIREIAVANEVLLLESPALARSIYYSTELDQEIPGGLYLAVAQVLAYVYQIRQHRAGKGKRPDPLKDDLPIPPDLRRDS, encoded by the coding sequence ATGGCTGAGAGCGAAAGCGGTCAGGACAAAACAGAAGACCCCACGGACAAAAAGAAAAAGGACGCCCGTGAGAAGGGAGAGATTGCGCGCTCCAAAGAGCTGAATACCCTGGCGATCATGCTCGCCGGCGCTGGTGGCCTGCTGATTTTCGGTGGTGCGCTGGCGCAGGACCTGATGGAACTGATGCGCCTGAACTTCTCGCTGTCGCGGGAGGTGCTGTTGGATCAGCGCTCCATGGGCATCTATCTGCTGCACTCGGGGCAGATTGCCTTGCTGGCGATTCAGCCAGTGATGATCACTTTATTGCTCGCTGCTCTGATCGGGCCGATTTCGCTGGGTGGCTGGTTGTTCTCCGCCGGCACCATGGCGCCCAAGTTCAGTCGCATGAACCCCGGCGCCGGCCTCAAGCGCATGTTCTCGTCCAAGGCCATAGCGGAACTGCTTAAGGCCCTCGCAAAATTTTTCATCGTGTTGTTCGTGGCCCTGGCGGTGTTGTCCTCGGACATCGATGACCTGCTGCGCATCGCCCATGAGCCCTTGGACATGGCGATCATTCACAGCCTGCAAGTGGTCGGCTGGAGCACCCTGTGGATGGCCTGCGGGCTGATCATCATCGCCGCCGTGGACGTGCCGATACAGCTCTGGGAAAGCATCAAGAAACTGAAGATGACCAAGCAGGAAGTGCGCGACGAGCACAAAGACCAGGAAGGACGGCCGGAGGTCAAACAACGGATTCGCCAGCTGCAGCGCGAAATGTCCCAGCGCCGGATGATGGCGGCGATCCCCGACGCCGATGTGGTGATCACCAACCCGACCCACTACGCCGTAGCGCTCAAGTACGACCCGGACAAGGGTGGGGCGCCGATGCTGATCGCCAAGGGCAGCGACTTCCTTGCCTTGAAGATCCGTGAAATCGCTGTGGCCAACGAAGTGCTGCTGCTTGAGTCGCCGGCACTGGCGCGTTCGATTTACTACTCCACCGAGCTTGACCAGGAAATTCCCGGCGGGCTCTACCTTGCCGTCGCCCAGGTGCTCGCTTACGTCTACCAGATCCGCCAGCATCGCGCCGGCAAGGGTAAGCGCCCGGATCCGCTCAAGGACGACCTGCCGATTCCGCCGGATTTGCGGCGCGATTCCTGA
- the fliP gene encoding flagellar type III secretion system pore protein FliP (The bacterial flagellar biogenesis protein FliP forms a type III secretion system (T3SS)-type pore required for flagellar assembly.) yields the protein MGALRIVLTLALMLAAPLAFAADPLSIPAITLGTNAEGAQEYSVSLQILLIMTALSFIPAFVMLMTSFTRIIIVFSILRQALGLQQTPSNQILTGMALFLTLFIMAPVFDRVNQDALQPYLAEKLTAQDAVAKAQVPIKDFMLAQTRSSDLELFMRLSKRTDIASPDQAPLTILVPAFVTSELKTAFQIGFMIFIPFLIIDLVVASVLMAMGMMMLSPLIISLPFKIMLFVLVDGWALIIGTLASSFGGVSP from the coding sequence ATGGGTGCGTTACGCATCGTCTTGACGCTGGCCCTGATGCTGGCCGCGCCGCTGGCGTTCGCCGCCGATCCGTTGTCGATCCCGGCGATCACCCTGGGTACCAATGCCGAAGGCGCTCAGGAATATTCGGTCAGCCTGCAAATTCTGCTGATCATGACGGCGCTGAGTTTTATCCCGGCGTTCGTCATGCTGATGACCAGTTTCACCCGGATCATCATCGTCTTCTCGATCCTGCGTCAGGCCCTGGGCCTGCAGCAGACACCGTCTAACCAAATCCTCACGGGCATGGCGCTGTTCCTGACGCTGTTCATCATGGCGCCGGTATTCGACCGGGTTAATCAGGACGCCTTGCAGCCGTATCTGGCGGAGAAACTCACCGCTCAAGATGCCGTGGCCAAGGCGCAGGTGCCGATCAAGGACTTCATGCTCGCCCAGACCCGCAGCAGCGATCTGGAGTTGTTCATGCGCTTGTCCAAGCGCACTGATATCGCGTCGCCGGATCAGGCGCCGCTGACGATTCTGGTTCCGGCGTTCGTCACGTCCGAACTGAAAACCGCGTTCCAGATTGGCTTCATGATCTTCATTCCGTTCCTGATCATCGACCTGGTCGTGGCCAGTGTCCTGATGGCGATGGGTATGATGATGCTCTCGCCGCTGATCATTTCCCTGCCGTTCAAGATCATGCTGTTTGTGCTGGTGGATGGCTGGGCGTTGATCATCGGTACGCTGGCGAGCAGCTTCGGCGGTGTATCGCCATGA
- the fliN gene encoding flagellar motor switch protein FliN translates to MANDMNTQDDQALADEWAAALEETGDAGQDDIDALLAADAASSPSNRLPMEEFGSVPKNNEPVTLDGPNLDVILDIPVSISMEVGSTDINIRNLLQLNQGSVIELDRLAGEPLDVLVNGTLIAHGEVVVVNEKFGIRLTDVISPSERIKKLR, encoded by the coding sequence ATGGCTAACGATATGAACACCCAGGACGACCAGGCGCTGGCCGATGAATGGGCTGCTGCCCTGGAAGAAACCGGCGACGCCGGGCAGGACGACATCGACGCCTTGCTGGCCGCCGACGCCGCCAGTTCGCCGTCCAACCGTCTGCCGATGGAAGAGTTCGGCAGCGTGCCTAAAAACAACGAACCGGTCACCCTGGACGGTCCGAACCTGGACGTGATTCTCGATATCCCGGTGTCGATTTCCATGGAAGTTGGCAGCACCGACATCAATATCCGCAACCTGCTGCAGCTTAACCAGGGGTCGGTGATCGAGCTCGATCGTCTGGCCGGTGAACCGCTGGACGTGTTGGTCAACGGCACGCTCATCGCCCACGGTGAAGTGGTGGTGGTCAACGAGAAGTTCGGCATCCGCCTGACCGACGTGATCAGCCCAAGCGAACGCATCAAGAAGCTGCGCTGA
- a CDS encoding flagellar hook-length control protein FliK, giving the protein MPVTPNILLQAAAQAKTQAASANTPAPAAEPGDKASSFAQVYANQARNKPSAMGDESAKPIRDKTPDSPGKKDVSNDKSAAPEPAVADSGKSLPADKPAQADDKAASDDASEAAETPVVDTAPVDPALDPSLLPPLQAVVATPVPQAPPVVATVAPQVEAPVAAAVTAAPVAAATADSDFDPEADPLDALPAVRMAMEQGGHISAASQAQPKAAPTSAEAQADGESTSAQTFAAGMASMLNVQADKDSTGQGGDKAFSGLVDDGLKDLKSASSDTRVDDFANRLAALTQAATPKTANALPVNQPIAMHQSGWTEEVVNRVMYLSSANLKAADIQLQPAELGRLDIRVNMVPDQQTQVTFMSAHPSVREALDGQMHRLRDMFAQQGMGQVDVNVSDQSRGWQGQGQEQAQQGQSQGGRTNASGGRLDSMDEELAPTAAEVAASTTSVIGSSAVDYYA; this is encoded by the coding sequence ACAAGGCGTCCAGCTTCGCTCAGGTCTACGCCAATCAAGCCCGGAACAAACCCTCTGCAATGGGTGATGAATCGGCCAAGCCGATACGCGATAAAACGCCGGACAGCCCCGGCAAAAAGGACGTCAGCAACGACAAGTCTGCCGCCCCGGAACCTGCGGTTGCCGATAGCGGCAAATCCTTGCCCGCCGATAAACCGGCGCAGGCTGACGACAAGGCTGCCAGCGATGATGCGTCGGAGGCTGCCGAAACGCCGGTAGTCGACACCGCGCCGGTTGATCCAGCCCTCGATCCTTCGTTACTGCCACCGTTGCAGGCAGTGGTGGCAACCCCTGTTCCGCAAGCCCCTCCAGTGGTCGCCACCGTGGCGCCGCAGGTCGAAGCGCCAGTTGCTGCGGCAGTGACGGCGGCGCCAGTTGCTGCTGCAACGGCGGATAGCGATTTCGATCCCGAAGCGGATCCTCTCGATGCATTGCCGGCCGTGCGTATGGCCATGGAGCAGGGCGGCCATATTTCGGCTGCGAGTCAGGCCCAGCCCAAAGCGGCACCGACCTCGGCAGAGGCCCAGGCAGACGGCGAGTCAACCTCGGCGCAGACCTTTGCCGCAGGCATGGCGAGCATGCTCAATGTGCAAGCCGACAAGGACAGCACCGGCCAGGGCGGCGACAAGGCCTTCAGTGGTCTTGTCGATGACGGTCTCAAGGACCTGAAGTCCGCGAGTAGCGATACCCGGGTCGACGATTTCGCCAACCGTCTGGCGGCACTGACCCAGGCGGCCACGCCAAAAACCGCCAACGCATTGCCGGTGAATCAACCGATCGCCATGCATCAGAGCGGCTGGACCGAAGAAGTAGTGAACCGGGTCATGTACCTGTCCAGTGCCAATCTCAAGGCCGCCGACATCCAGTTGCAACCGGCTGAACTGGGGCGGCTGGACATTCGGGTGAACATGGTTCCGGATCAGCAGACCCAAGTGACGTTCATGAGCGCCCATCCAAGCGTTCGCGAAGCGCTGGACGGGCAGATGCATCGCTTGCGTGACATGTTTGCGCAGCAGGGCATGGGCCAGGTTGACGTCAATGTGTCTGACCAGTCCCGTGGCTGGCAGGGCCAAGGGCAGGAACAGGCTCAGCAGGGCCAAAGCCAGGGGGGACGCACCAACGCCAGCGGTGGTCGTCTCGATTCCATGGACGAAGAGCTTGCGCCAACAGCTGCCGAAGTAGCGGCCAGCACCACCAGCGTCATTGGCTCCAGCGCCGTCGATTATTACGCCTGA
- the fliQ gene encoding flagellar biosynthesis protein FliQ, which translates to MTPEVAVDIFREALWLTTMMVAVLVIPSLLVGLLVAMFQAATQINEQTLSFLPRLLVMLVTLIVAGPWLVQTFMEYILQLYGSIPQVIG; encoded by the coding sequence ATGACGCCAGAAGTTGCGGTAGACATCTTCCGGGAAGCGCTGTGGCTGACCACCATGATGGTTGCCGTGCTGGTGATTCCGAGTTTGCTCGTGGGCCTGTTGGTGGCGATGTTCCAGGCCGCTACGCAGATCAACGAACAGACCCTGAGCTTTCTGCCGCGTCTGCTGGTGATGCTGGTGACGTTGATCGTCGCCGGTCCGTGGCTGGTGCAGACCTTCATGGAATACATCCTGCAGTTGTACGGCAGTATTCCTCAGGTCATCGGCTAA
- the fliR gene encoding flagellar biosynthetic protein FliR, whose product MSLLQLTDTQISTWVATFMLPLFRIGALLMVMPVFGTTLVPTRVRLYFALAITLVIAPGLPPMPPVNALDLSGLLLIAEQILVGAVLGFSLQLFFQAFVVAGQIVSIQMGMGFASMIDPTNGVSVAVIGQFFTMLVTLLFLSMNGHLVVFEVLTESFTTLPVGSGLMVNHFWELAGKLGWVLGAALLLVLPAITALLVVNIAFGVMTRAAPQLNIFSIGFPLTLVLGLFIVWVGLADIINQYQPLASEALQLLRELARAR is encoded by the coding sequence ATGTCGCTGCTCCAGCTGACCGATACCCAGATCAGTACCTGGGTGGCGACGTTCATGCTGCCGCTGTTTCGTATCGGTGCCTTGCTGATGGTCATGCCGGTTTTCGGCACGACCCTGGTGCCCACGCGGGTGCGCCTTTATTTCGCCTTGGCGATTACGTTGGTCATCGCTCCCGGCCTGCCGCCGATGCCGCCGGTCAATGCGCTGGACTTGAGCGGGCTGCTGCTGATTGCCGAGCAGATCCTCGTCGGTGCAGTGTTGGGTTTCTCCTTGCAGCTGTTCTTCCAGGCCTTTGTGGTCGCGGGTCAGATCGTCTCCATTCAGATGGGCATGGGCTTTGCTTCGATGATCGACCCTACCAACGGCGTCTCGGTGGCGGTGATCGGGCAGTTCTTCACCATGCTGGTGACGCTGTTGTTCCTGTCGATGAATGGCCATCTGGTGGTATTCGAAGTCCTCACTGAAAGCTTCACTACGCTGCCGGTCGGTAGCGGGTTGATGGTCAATCATTTCTGGGAGCTGGCCGGCAAGCTCGGCTGGGTCCTCGGTGCCGCGCTGTTGCTGGTGTTGCCAGCGATCACTGCGTTGCTGGTGGTCAACATCGCCTTTGGCGTGATGACCCGGGCTGCGCCACAGCTGAACATCTTTTCCATCGGCTTCCCGCTGACGCTGGTACTCGGGCTTTTCATCGTCTGGGTCGGGCTGGCGGACATTATCAATCAGTATCAACCGCTGGCTTCCGAGGCCTTGCAGTTGTTACGCGAACTGGCACGGGCGCGCTGA